A single genomic interval of Helianthus annuus cultivar XRQ/B chromosome 6, HanXRQr2.0-SUNRISE, whole genome shotgun sequence harbors:
- the LOC110944911 gene encoding neurofilament medium polypeptide-like, translating into MSTSSASRAPGKAPAATHSPPRQVETHAAYRKRLAQGGESSSRPTHALPVSPISAQTESTVIKALRDYNQMLIEQNKILMEQNKSLLKRVATLEGQVGSQREQIQRVHQLEEAPGQMPPAPAPEPTPALAPPDPEEESDEEPEEIPEEEPGEEEEEEEEKPEEAPESDGDEDDGEDLGDGDVDD; encoded by the exons ATGTCTACATCATCCGCATCccgggcgccagggaaggcacccgctgCTACTCACTCACCCCCGCGTCAGGTGGAGACGCATGCGGCTTATCGAAAGAGACTCGCGCAGGGCGgggagtcgtcctcccgacctacACATGCACTGCCAGTTAGTCCGATCAGCGCCCAAACCGAGTCTACTGTGATAAAGGCTCTTAGGGATTATAACCAAATGTTGATAGAACAAAACAAGATCCTAATGGAACAAAATAAGTCACTGCTGAAACGAGTTGCTACCTTAGAAGGGCAGGTAGGATCTCAAAGAGAGCAGATACAG AGGGTCCATCAGTTGGAAGAGGCCCCAGGGCAAATGCCACCCGCACCTGCACCCGAGCCAACCCCAGCCCTAGCACCTCCCGATCCGGAGGAAGAGTCCGATGAAGAACCGGAAGAGATTCCGGAGGAAGAGccaggagaagaagaagaagaagaagaggagaaGCCGGAAGAGGCCCCTGAGAGTGACGGAGACGAGGACGATGGTGAGGACCTCGGAGATGGGGACGTGGACGACTGA